In a genomic window of Campylobacter showae CSUNSWCD:
- the fliW gene encoding flagellar assembly protein FliW — protein MIFQVKSPILGFEHIKSYELKELDQFFIKLQSKDDDTSFTAINPYALRNYEFEIPTYYQELMDINDKSELRIYNIMVVSTPIETSTVNFIAPIVCNMTNMTLSQIVLDAWTYPMYKQAEKISDFIEK, from the coding sequence ATGATTTTTCAAGTCAAAAGTCCGATTTTAGGCTTTGAGCATATTAAAAGTTATGAATTAAAAGAGCTAGATCAATTTTTCATAAAGCTTCAAAGCAAGGACGACGATACGTCTTTTACCGCGATAAATCCATACGCCTTGAGAAATTACGAATTTGAGATACCAACGTACTATCAGGAGCTGATGGACATAAACGACAAAAGCGAGCTAAGGATTTACAACATCATGGTCGTGAGCACTCCGATCGAGACATCGACGGTAAATTTCATCGCTCCTATCGTTTGCAATATGACAAATATGACGCTATCGCAGATAGTGCTTGACGCATGGACATATCCGATGTACAAACAGGCTGAAAAAATTTCGGATTTTATAGAGAAGTAA
- a CDS encoding outer membrane protein assembly factor BamD: MKNLIKFLSAVFFVCLIGGCADKYTELYNLTPDQWYSEIIGDIKNRDLESADKHYTAMSSEHVASPLLEQILLILAQAHANDEEYLMANFYLDEYLKRYGDGGPRSEFAQYLKIKANFDSFSQPNRNQKLMQDSIAEIEKFLYIYPNTQYRPLIETMLVKFKLAIYNLDVQIADLYERTGRDESAQIYKEKVQASPLNDANIVLPQLPWYRKMFE, from the coding sequence ATGAAAAATTTGATCAAATTTTTATCTGCGGTGTTTTTTGTTTGTTTAATCGGCGGTTGTGCCGACAAATACACCGAGCTTTATAATCTAACGCCCGATCAGTGGTACTCTGAGATCATCGGCGATATCAAAAATCGCGATCTAGAAAGCGCCGACAAACACTACACGGCGATGTCTAGCGAGCACGTAGCTAGCCCGCTTTTGGAGCAAATTTTACTGATATTAGCTCAGGCTCACGCTAACGACGAAGAGTATCTGATGGCGAATTTTTATCTCGATGAATACCTCAAAAGATACGGCGACGGCGGCCCTAGGAGCGAATTTGCGCAGTATTTAAAAATAAAAGCGAATTTTGACTCGTTCTCGCAACCCAATCGAAACCAAAAGCTAATGCAAGACAGTATTGCCGAGATAGAAAAATTTCTCTACATCTACCCAAACACGCAGTATCGCCCGCTGATCGAAACTATGCTGGTTAAATTTAAGCTCGCGATCTACAACCTAGACGTGCAGATAGCTGATCTATATGAGCGTACCGGCAGAGACGAGTCGGCGCAAATTTATAAAGAAAAGGTGCAAGCCTCGCCGCTAAATGACGCAAACATCGTGCTTCCGCAGCTTCCTTGGTATAGAAAAATGTTTGAATAG
- the lon gene encoding endopeptidase La, with product MQIYESKMFPTQLPVIVEDELFLYPFMITPLFLSDDENIEALNLALESQSPILVVPTKAQNEGAREFDSIYDAGVIGTVMRRVPLPDGRVKILFQGTSKGRIVSKVSSKPLQAVVDVLHEKRPENTKSDALLTVLREKVRDLAALSHFFPPDLLKTIEESAEPSRVCDLILSSLRLKKKTAYEFFIEENLEQKLLKLIDYVIEEIEANKLQREIKNKVHSRIDKVNKEYFLKEQLKQIQQELGSDTSREEEIEEYRKKLEAKKKFMGEDAYKEIKKQIDKLSRMHPDSADANTTQSYLDWVVEVPFENLANKKLSVQEVTKQLNADHYGLERPKDRIEEYFALRELLQLRGVAGKVNNGAILCFAGPPGVGKTSLANSIAKALKRELVRVALGGLEDVNELRGHRRTYIGAMPGRIVQGLIEAKQMNPVVVLDEIDKVGRSFRGDPTAVLLEILDPEQNNKFRDYYLNFNIDLSKVVFVATANDVSAIPPALRDRMEFIELSSYTPQEKFEIAKKYLIPQELKKHGLKPGEVTLGKEVLSLIISDYTRESGVRNLRRRLADIFRKAAKRLLEGEAQKITVTTKNLNEFLEKKVFEIEHADKKPQIGQVNGLAWTSVGGDVLKIEAIRIQGKGGLQITGSLGDVMKESAYIAFSLVKVLIDAKKIKVPAKIIPSLPDDVKDGVKKEPSASEVYRRYDLHIHVPEGATPKDGPSAGITMVTAIASILTDTKVRSDVAMTGEITLSGRVLPIGGLKEKLIAAHKAGIKTALIPRKNYERDLGDIPQDVKKDMQIIPVDVIEDVLKNAFVTK from the coding sequence TTGCAAATTTACGAATCAAAAATGTTCCCGACACAACTACCCGTCATCGTCGAGGACGAGCTGTTTTTATATCCATTTATGATCACGCCGCTTTTTTTGAGTGATGATGAAAATATCGAAGCACTAAATTTAGCCCTCGAGTCGCAGAGTCCAATCCTCGTCGTGCCGACGAAAGCGCAAAACGAAGGCGCACGAGAATTTGACTCCATCTACGACGCAGGCGTAATAGGCACCGTGATGAGGCGGGTGCCGCTACCTGATGGTAGGGTAAAAATTTTATTTCAAGGCACGAGTAAGGGTCGCATAGTCTCAAAAGTATCCTCAAAACCGCTGCAAGCCGTCGTAGACGTACTGCACGAAAAAAGACCCGAAAATACCAAAAGCGACGCGCTACTAACCGTACTTCGCGAAAAGGTGCGAGATCTGGCCGCGCTTAGCCACTTTTTTCCGCCGGATCTTTTAAAAACGATAGAGGAGAGCGCCGAGCCTAGCCGCGTTTGCGATCTTATCTTAAGCTCGCTAAGGCTAAAGAAAAAGACGGCGTACGAGTTTTTTATTGAGGAAAATTTGGAGCAAAAGCTACTAAAACTCATCGACTACGTCATCGAGGAGATCGAGGCGAACAAACTTCAACGCGAGATAAAAAACAAAGTCCACTCAAGGATCGATAAGGTAAATAAGGAGTATTTTCTAAAAGAGCAGCTAAAGCAGATCCAGCAAGAGCTCGGCTCCGACACGAGCCGCGAGGAGGAGATCGAGGAGTACCGCAAAAAACTAGAAGCTAAGAAAAAATTTATGGGCGAGGACGCGTATAAGGAGATAAAAAAGCAAATCGACAAACTATCGCGCATGCATCCTGACTCCGCCGACGCCAACACGACGCAAAGCTACCTCGACTGGGTCGTAGAGGTGCCGTTTGAAAACCTGGCGAACAAAAAACTAAGCGTGCAAGAGGTCACAAAGCAGCTAAACGCCGATCACTACGGGCTTGAGAGGCCAAAAGATAGGATAGAGGAGTATTTTGCTCTGCGCGAGCTTTTGCAGCTACGAGGCGTAGCTGGCAAGGTAAATAACGGCGCGATATTGTGCTTTGCGGGGCCTCCTGGCGTCGGTAAAACGAGCCTAGCAAACTCTATCGCAAAGGCTCTAAAACGCGAGCTAGTGCGCGTGGCGCTGGGCGGACTGGAGGACGTAAACGAGCTGCGCGGACACCGCCGTACCTACATCGGCGCGATGCCGGGACGTATCGTGCAGGGGCTAATCGAAGCAAAGCAAATGAATCCCGTCGTAGTGTTAGACGAGATCGACAAGGTCGGCAGGAGCTTTCGCGGCGATCCGACGGCAGTGTTGCTAGAGATCCTGGACCCTGAGCAAAATAACAAATTTAGAGATTATTACTTAAATTTTAATATCGACCTAAGCAAGGTTGTTTTCGTTGCGACGGCAAACGACGTGAGCGCCATACCGCCCGCACTGCGCGATAGGATGGAGTTTATCGAGCTTAGCTCTTACACCCCGCAGGAAAAATTTGAGATCGCTAAAAAATATCTAATCCCTCAAGAGCTCAAAAAACACGGCCTAAAGCCTGGCGAAGTGACTCTAGGCAAAGAAGTGTTAAGCCTCATCATCTCGGACTACACGCGCGAAAGCGGGGTGCGAAATCTTCGCCGCCGCCTAGCAGATATCTTTAGAAAAGCGGCGAAAAGACTACTCGAGGGCGAAGCACAAAAGATAACCGTGACGACTAAAAATTTGAACGAATTTTTAGAAAAGAAGGTCTTTGAGATCGAGCATGCCGATAAAAAGCCGCAGATCGGCCAGGTAAACGGGCTGGCGTGGACGAGCGTGGGTGGCGACGTGCTAAAGATCGAAGCCATCCGCATACAGGGCAAGGGCGGTCTGCAGATCACCGGCTCTTTGGGCGACGTGATGAAAGAGAGCGCGTATATCGCATTTAGCCTCGTTAAAGTGCTAATCGATGCTAAAAAGATAAAAGTGCCTGCCAAAATCATTCCGAGCCTGCCTGACGACGTCAAAGACGGTGTGAAAAAAGAGCCGAGCGCTAGCGAAGTGTATCGTCGCTACGATCTGCATATCCACGTACCCGAGGGCGCCACGCCAAAAGACGGCCCGAGTGCCGGTATCACGATGGTGACGGCGATCGCCTCGATCCTAACGGATACCAAAGTGCGAAGCGACGTAGCAATGACGGGCGAGATCACGCTGAGCGGCCGCGTGCTACCTATCGGCGGACTAAAAGAAAAGCTCATCGCAGCGCATAAGGCTGGTATCAAAACCGCTCTGATACCGCGCAAAAACTATGAGCGCGATCTGGGCGACATACCGCAAGACGTCAAAAAAGACATGCAAATCATCCCGGTGGACGTCATCGAAGACGTGCTAAAAAATGCGTTCGTCACAAAGTGA
- the rpsR gene encoding 30S ribosomal protein S18, with translation MAEKRKYSRKYCKFTEAKIEFIDYKDTSLLKYCLSERFKIMPRRLTGTSKKYQEMVEKAIKRARQAALIPYVVDRDDVVTNPFEGL, from the coding sequence ATGGCTGAAAAAAGAAAATATTCACGCAAATACTGCAAATTTACAGAGGCAAAAATAGAATTTATCGACTACAAGGATACTTCGCTTTTAAAGTACTGCTTGTCAGAGAGATTTAAAATCATGCCAAGACGACTAACAGGAACGTCTAAAAAATACCAAGAGATGGTCGAAAAAGCTATCAAACGCGCTCGCCAAGCAGCTTTGATACCTTACGTAGTCGATCGCGACGACGTAGTAACCAATCCTTTTGAGGGACTATAA
- a CDS encoding single-stranded DNA-binding protein — MFNRVVLVGNLTRDIELRYTTAGAAIGNSAIAVTRKFNVNGEKREETCFIDITFFGKQAEIANQYLSKGSKLLVEGRLKFDQWTDNNGQNRSKHTISVENMEMLGGGQQQGGYNQNSNQGYQQGGYQNNSYSGSYLGGQNQQNSYPQNSTQRQNFNKPQQQKQQPKDDYYGDNVREIDIDADKYDDGDETIPF, encoded by the coding sequence ATGTTTAATAGAGTCGTTTTGGTAGGAAATTTAACACGAGATATCGAGCTTAGATATACGACCGCGGGCGCAGCCATAGGCAACAGCGCTATCGCCGTAACGAGAAAATTTAACGTGAACGGCGAGAAACGCGAAGAAACGTGCTTTATAGACATAACATTTTTTGGAAAACAAGCGGAAATAGCAAACCAATATCTTTCCAAAGGCTCAAAGCTTCTAGTAGAAGGTCGCTTAAAATTTGACCAATGGACGGACAACAACGGACAAAACAGAAGCAAACACACGATCAGTGTGGAAAATATGGAGATGCTAGGCGGAGGACAACAGCAAGGCGGATACAATCAAAATAGTAATCAAGGCTATCAACAAGGCGGTTACCAAAATAACAGCTACAGCGGCAGCTATCTAGGTGGACAAAATCAACAAAATAGCTATCCTCAAAACAGTACGCAAAGGCAAAATTTTAATAAACCGCAGCAGCAAAAGCAACAGCCAAAAGACGATTACTACGGTGATAACGTCCGAGAAATAGATATAGATGCCGACAAATACGATGACGGCGACGAAACGATACCATTTTAA
- the rpsF gene encoding 30S ribosomal protein S6, translating to MKHYELLFILKPTLTEEEVSAKVDFVKEILTKNGANIASVQSMGTRKLAYTVKKYERGTYFVVYFEAPTQAIAEVERIIRITEEIIKFLTVKFENKKEIAAWEKMSKGIKLNRKEPKVKAEEAPAAQE from the coding sequence ATGAAGCACTACGAGCTTTTGTTCATTTTGAAGCCTACTTTGACGGAAGAAGAAGTAAGCGCAAAAGTTGATTTCGTTAAAGAAATCCTAACCAAAAACGGCGCAAACATCGCGTCTGTTCAGTCTATGGGCACTAGAAAACTAGCCTATACCGTGAAAAAATACGAGCGCGGAACTTATTTCGTCGTGTATTTCGAAGCTCCGACACAAGCTATCGCAGAAGTCGAGCGTATCATCAGAATCACCGAAGAGATCATCAAATTCTTAACGGTCAAATTTGAAAACAAAAAAGAGATCGCCGCTTGGGAAAAGATGAGCAAGGGCATCAAACTAAACAGAAAAGAACCTAAAGTCAAAGCAGAAGAAGCTCCGGCAGCGCAAGAATAA
- the holA gene encoding DNA polymerase III subunit delta: MYRKELEAALNSAKFPNYFLLYGADEYQIELFAKEILAKFKDFDILSLYYDEYDFDAARAHLCEPSLFGDSPLLHVKSDKKIPAKELKILIDGCKNGGVFVFELFEPDAKAVFDTQKAFGVNFARFFKPGSPEEAVNLLGRQAAKMNLNITKNALFELYRIHNENLYLAASELNKLASLNEPINENIVRSLVFSLSSVSFDDFFDKFIALKDIRADFFSCADDGNFNEILFINSLYRAFFRLFKLHAGIKITGKFDIKETLGYAPPPNVANELKRQCLAVNLKAYREIFTALNLTEFELKTNSALDKKTFLLSCVLGLQNLIGKNSKY; encoded by the coding sequence ATGTATAGAAAAGAGCTTGAGGCCGCGCTAAATTCGGCTAAATTTCCAAATTATTTTTTGCTTTACGGCGCGGACGAATACCAAATCGAGCTTTTTGCAAAGGAAATTTTAGCCAAATTTAAAGATTTTGACATTTTGAGCCTTTACTACGACGAGTACGATTTTGACGCCGCGCGAGCGCATCTTTGCGAGCCTTCGCTCTTTGGCGACAGTCCGCTTTTGCACGTAAAAAGCGACAAAAAAATCCCCGCAAAAGAACTAAAAATCCTAATAGACGGTTGCAAAAACGGCGGCGTATTTGTCTTCGAGCTTTTTGAGCCCGATGCTAAAGCGGTTTTTGATACGCAAAAGGCTTTCGGGGTAAATTTTGCAAGATTTTTTAAACCGGGATCTCCCGAAGAAGCCGTAAATTTACTCGGCAGACAGGCCGCAAAAATGAACCTAAATATTACAAAAAACGCGCTTTTTGAACTCTACCGCATACATAATGAAAATCTATATCTGGCTGCAAGCGAACTCAACAAACTAGCCTCTCTAAACGAACCCATAAACGAAAATATCGTGAGAAGCTTGGTTTTTTCGCTATCAAGTGTGAGTTTTGACGATTTTTTCGATAAATTTATCGCGCTAAAAGATATCAGAGCCGATTTTTTCTCCTGCGCGGACGATGGAAATTTTAATGAAATTTTGTTTATTAACTCGCTTTACCGCGCATTTTTTAGACTTTTTAAACTACATGCGGGTATCAAAATAACTGGTAAATTTGACATAAAAGAAACGCTCGGCTATGCACCGCCACCAAACGTAGCAAATGAACTAAAAAGGCAGTGCTTGGCTGTAAATTTAAAAGCGTATAGGGAAATTTTTACCGCATTAAATTTGACAGAATTTGAGCTAAAAACAAACTCTGCGCTTGATAAAAAAACTTTTCTGCTCTCCTGCGTGCTGGGCCTGCAAAATCTTATCGGCAAAAACAGCAAATATTAA
- a CDS encoding VacB/RNase II family 3'-5' exoribonuclease encodes MKDFLTKLLDGVSEKEVASSDKEILRNLLNLNAASHHKDRYYLNNGFVCGKLDISANGTGFLSPYDKRFKQDIIIENKNLNASHYGDIVLAKLLPLKKKRQSAKVVMTLKLANETSVVYTKQIGSVILGVNVKTALSSPLKASQKSLKMLPPGTLLKIGNLNNEIVEVIGNINDPLSDEKISLAVFNKNDEFSEECEAEAIAWGDEVDPTMYPQRADLRDLPFCTIDPVDAKDFDDAIYFDEKKREIYVAIADVSEYVTPYSPIDAEAKTRGFSIYFPHKAVPMLPRNLSENICSLKPNTARLAFCFKITLGEEGEVAKEELLEAVIVSQRRFNYDEVDQILRGEREDEIGWIKPLFALTSRLRKKRLKNAFDFRTQELRMSLDADGGLASTRFETDTDSHRLVEDCMLLANVAAAKRIGKGVFRNHGSPDLRKIQILLEDLGALGFDFVYESDIANLVRKIQAQADAVGNREEIDKLIIKSQKKAEYGAQNLGHFGLGFERYTHFTSPIRRYSDLTLHRLLKAKLHNDEKFFNYLLLNIEAICSNLSELEREADRVAFDFMDRKFARWAKERIGQRFNAYISENQNVAVTRLDDEIKGARIFLGAYGVNLLQKVIVEITDANIATAEIFGKVVKKIDV; translated from the coding sequence GTGAAAGATTTTTTAACCAAACTACTTGATGGAGTGAGCGAAAAGGAAGTCGCCTCCTCTGATAAAGAAATCCTACGAAATTTACTAAATTTAAACGCCGCAAGCCACCACAAAGATCGCTACTACCTAAATAACGGCTTTGTTTGCGGCAAGCTTGATATAAGCGCAAACGGCACAGGTTTTTTGTCGCCTTACGACAAACGCTTTAAGCAAGATATAATAATAGAAAACAAAAATTTAAACGCCTCGCACTACGGCGATATCGTACTCGCAAAGCTTTTGCCGCTAAAGAAAAAACGTCAAAGCGCTAAAGTCGTGATGACGCTAAAACTAGCCAATGAAACAAGCGTTGTTTATACTAAACAAATAGGCTCGGTAATTCTTGGCGTAAACGTAAAAACAGCGCTTAGCTCGCCGCTAAAAGCCTCGCAAAAATCGCTAAAAATGCTGCCGCCCGGCACGCTACTAAAAATCGGCAACCTAAACAACGAAATAGTCGAGGTTATCGGCAACATAAACGACCCGCTCAGCGACGAAAAAATCTCGCTCGCCGTCTTTAACAAAAACGATGAATTTAGCGAAGAGTGCGAAGCTGAAGCGATCGCATGGGGCGACGAGGTCGATCCTACGATGTACCCGCAGCGAGCGGATTTGCGGGATTTGCCATTTTGCACGATCGATCCCGTCGATGCCAAAGACTTTGACGACGCGATATATTTTGACGAGAAAAAACGCGAAATTTACGTCGCGATCGCTGACGTGAGCGAATACGTAACCCCCTACTCTCCGATAGATGCAGAGGCCAAAACGCGCGGATTTTCTATATATTTTCCGCACAAAGCCGTGCCGATGCTGCCGAGAAATTTGAGCGAAAATATCTGTTCGCTAAAGCCAAATACCGCGCGCCTTGCATTTTGTTTCAAAATCACGTTAGGCGAAGAGGGCGAAGTCGCAAAAGAAGAGCTCTTAGAAGCCGTTATCGTCTCACAAAGACGCTTTAACTACGACGAGGTCGATCAAATTTTACGCGGCGAACGCGAGGATGAAATCGGCTGGATAAAACCTCTTTTCGCACTCACCTCGCGTCTGCGCAAAAAACGCCTGAAAAACGCATTTGACTTTAGGACGCAGGAGCTTCGCATGAGCCTTGACGCAGACGGCGGGCTTGCCTCTACGAGGTTTGAGACCGATACCGACTCGCATAGACTAGTCGAGGACTGCATGCTGCTAGCCAACGTCGCGGCGGCAAAACGCATCGGCAAAGGCGTTTTTAGAAATCACGGCTCGCCGGATCTGCGAAAAATACAAATTTTGCTCGAAGATCTCGGCGCTCTAGGCTTTGACTTCGTTTATGAAAGCGATATTGCAAATTTGGTTCGCAAAATCCAAGCTCAAGCCGACGCCGTAGGCAACCGCGAGGAGATCGACAAACTCATCATAAAATCGCAAAAAAAGGCCGAATATGGTGCGCAAAATTTAGGCCACTTCGGACTGGGATTTGAGCGCTACACGCACTTTACGAGCCCGATCCGCCGCTACTCCGACCTCACGCTACACCGCCTTTTAAAGGCCAAACTGCACAACGACGAGAAATTTTTTAACTACTTGCTTTTAAATATCGAAGCGATTTGCTCAAATTTAAGCGAACTCGAGCGCGAAGCAGACAGGGTCGCATTTGACTTTATGGATAGGAAATTCGCGCGCTGGGCGAAAGAGCGTATCGGACAGCGATTTAACGCCTATATCAGCGAAAATCAAAACGTCGCGGTCACTAGGCTGGACGACGAGATAAAGGGCGCCAGGATATTTTTGGGCGCGTACGGTGTAAATTTGCTACAAAAAGTCATCGTCGAAATCACGGACGCAAATATCGCGACGGCCGAAATTTTCGGCAAGGTAGTAAAGAAAATCGATGTATAG
- a CDS encoding HDOD domain-containing protein: protein MNESIYKHIKALPPLDDTIIKIQTVCSDDNSSLNDLSQIVEKDPMLTANILRSANSPLYGFSREITTISRAITLFGMATIRGFALSSAVKKSFKINLDPYGITSQDFLNISIMQNALMYNWYSKINASDLAVLSPASFMLEVGKIIISNELNETGKVDDFKAKLKNISSPFDVSELENEIVGISNETVTAKIFEQWNLEPELVDAILYSNNPDDAPEHIKSYSKALKVVKNAVNLFDQLNDDNLQNTLMCLDEYGFAQDKFLEAVAKVKANL from the coding sequence ATGAATGAATCAATTTATAAACATATAAAGGCTCTTCCACCACTTGACGATACAATAATAAAAATTCAAACCGTTTGCTCAGACGACAATAGTTCGCTTAACGACCTATCTCAAATAGTCGAAAAAGATCCTATGTTAACAGCAAATATATTACGTTCCGCAAACTCGCCTCTTTATGGATTTAGCAGAGAAATAACCACGATATCAAGAGCAATTACGCTGTTTGGCATGGCAACCATACGCGGCTTTGCCCTATCAAGCGCAGTAAAAAAAAGCTTTAAGATAAATTTAGATCCATACGGTATTACCAGTCAAGATTTTTTAAATATTTCTATAATGCAAAATGCTCTAATGTATAACTGGTATTCAAAAATCAACGCTAGCGATCTTGCAGTTTTAAGTCCAGCCTCTTTTATGCTAGAAGTAGGTAAAATCATCATCTCTAATGAACTAAATGAAACCGGAAAAGTTGATGATTTTAAGGCAAAATTAAAAAATATTTCAAGTCCATTTGACGTATCTGAGCTAGAAAATGAAATCGTAGGCATTTCAAATGAAACAGTGACTGCCAAAATTTTTGAACAATGGAATCTTGAGCCTGAGCTTGTCGACGCAATCTTATATTCAAATAACCCAGACGATGCGCCTGAACACATAAAAAGCTACTCAAAAGCGCTCAAAGTAGTAAAAAATGCCGTAAATCTATTTGATCAACTAAACGACGATAATCTGCAAAATACGCTAATGTGTCTCGACGAATACGGCTTTGCGCAAGATAAATTCCTAGAAGCCGTTGCAAAAGTCAAAGCAAATTTGTGA
- the ilvC gene encoding ketol-acid reductoisomerase — translation MAVSIYYDKDCDLSLIRSKTVAMIGFGSQGHAHAENLRDSGVKVIVGLAKGGKSWAKAEAKGFEVKTVAEAAKAANVIMILTPDELQAEIFERDIKPNLNEGDAIAFGHGFNVHFGQIKASEGIDVIMIAPKAPGHTVRSEFVRGGGIPDLIAVEQNASGKAKELALSYASAIGGGRTGIIETTFKDETETDLFGEQAVLCGGLCALVNAGFETLVDAGYEPEMAYFECLHELKLIVDLMYQGGMADMRYSISNTAEYGDYVSGPRVIGEDSKKAMKEILKEIQNGKFAKDFILERKAGYVRMNAERGIAERSLLNQTGKKLRSMMPWISAGKLIDQSKN, via the coding sequence ATGGCAGTAAGTATTTACTATGACAAAGATTGCGATTTGAGCTTGATTAGAAGCAAAACCGTAGCGATGATAGGTTTTGGCTCGCAAGGCCACGCGCATGCTGAAAATTTACGCGACAGCGGCGTAAAGGTGATCGTAGGTCTAGCAAAGGGCGGTAAAAGTTGGGCAAAAGCCGAAGCAAAGGGCTTTGAGGTAAAAACAGTAGCCGAAGCGGCAAAGGCTGCAAACGTCATAATGATACTGACTCCGGATGAGCTTCAAGCAGAAATTTTCGAGCGAGATATAAAGCCAAATTTAAACGAAGGCGACGCGATAGCTTTTGGACACGGCTTTAACGTGCATTTTGGACAGATCAAAGCTTCTGAGGGCATCGATGTCATCATGATTGCTCCAAAAGCGCCTGGCCATACGGTAAGAAGCGAATTTGTACGAGGCGGCGGCATCCCTGATCTAATCGCTGTAGAGCAAAACGCAAGCGGAAAGGCTAAAGAGCTAGCTCTAAGCTACGCTAGCGCGATCGGCGGCGGCAGAACGGGCATCATAGAAACTACATTTAAAGACGAGACCGAGACCGATCTTTTTGGCGAGCAGGCGGTACTTTGCGGCGGACTTTGCGCGCTGGTAAACGCAGGTTTTGAGACGCTGGTAGATGCCGGATACGAGCCTGAGATGGCGTATTTTGAGTGCTTGCACGAGCTAAAACTAATCGTGGATCTAATGTATCAAGGCGGCATGGCCGATATGCGCTACTCTATCTCAAACACCGCAGAATATGGCGATTACGTGAGCGGTCCGCGCGTCATCGGCGAAGATAGCAAAAAAGCAATGAAAGAGATCCTAAAAGAGATCCAAAACGGTAAATTTGCAAAAGACTTTATCCTCGAGCGCAAGGCTGGATACGTGCGCATGAACGCAGAGCGCGGCATCGCCGAGAGAAGTCTGCTAAATCAAACCGGCAAAAAACTACGCTCCATGATGCCTTGGATAAGTGCGGGCAAACTCATCGACCAAAGCAAAAATTAA